The following coding sequences are from one Streptomyces sp. NBC_00536 window:
- a CDS encoding SGNH/GDSL hydrolase family protein, with protein sequence MTIPAGIKAVRVTGRFRRPDGTPYKGSVVFQAPVMIELEQALTIISGRATVDLDEQGEFSLLLVATDNPGMDPTGWVYTVTVVLDDGTTRTGSVTLSSTVTEIDITKLMPADPAQLNYVPVKGERGASILSGAARPTAANGTVGDFWIDSTKTDAWLLYGPKTADGWPQASLPLGPVTTWRVRDLPDPAVADAVYAGPAPTITTAQTSTPAAGNIKYAPDPVALSGTDRRGTFTWAGAGNFAIGVGTPDNTYVLPLSRYPNTYASGQANWSVEFGTDAQVIQLRFKHISAATTFRLSIDGRKLTDLMQPSGGVVAGIGLTHLLTIDFGSAIPRRLRFDFTAMPFGGIYLPPTANMWQVPLQGGRFMVLGDSLSDGSAFNTGAGCGTWVDRVGRMLGCTDVWREARGSTGYVATGTFAAFGTRAEVDVIPWEPDRLIIWGGYNDASSNQSQIAAAAATLFDRIRTALPRCQVYVIGCWSPTGTAAASHVNTTATLRTAAANARFPFISPQTGQVYDANGTLVATHGPWITGSGNAGSLKADGNADLYVGSDGVHATDAGHVYIARRIMAFLRTVTPA encoded by the coding sequence ATGACGATCCCCGCAGGCATCAAGGCGGTACGAGTCACCGGACGGTTCCGGCGCCCGGACGGCACCCCGTACAAGGGCTCCGTCGTCTTCCAGGCACCGGTGATGATCGAGCTGGAGCAGGCCCTCACGATCATCTCCGGCCGCGCCACGGTCGACCTGGACGAGCAGGGCGAGTTTTCCCTCCTGCTGGTTGCGACGGACAACCCGGGCATGGACCCGACGGGCTGGGTGTACACCGTCACCGTGGTCCTGGATGACGGCACCACGCGGACGGGCTCCGTCACGCTGTCCTCCACGGTCACCGAGATCGACATCACGAAGCTGATGCCCGCCGACCCGGCGCAGCTCAACTACGTGCCCGTGAAGGGCGAGCGCGGGGCCTCCATCCTGTCGGGTGCGGCGCGGCCGACCGCTGCGAACGGAACCGTCGGCGACTTCTGGATCGACAGCACCAAGACTGACGCCTGGCTCCTCTACGGGCCCAAGACCGCCGATGGTTGGCCGCAGGCGAGTCTGCCCCTCGGCCCCGTGACCACCTGGCGTGTTCGGGACCTGCCCGACCCGGCCGTCGCCGATGCCGTCTACGCCGGACCGGCGCCCACCATCACCACCGCCCAGACCTCCACCCCAGCCGCCGGGAACATCAAGTACGCGCCGGACCCCGTCGCCTTGTCGGGCACGGACCGACGCGGCACCTTCACCTGGGCAGGCGCTGGGAACTTCGCGATCGGCGTCGGCACCCCCGACAACACGTACGTTCTGCCACTGAGCCGCTACCCCAACACCTATGCCTCCGGTCAAGCCAACTGGTCCGTCGAGTTCGGAACCGATGCCCAGGTCATCCAGCTCCGCTTCAAGCACATCTCCGCCGCCACGACCTTCCGGTTGTCCATCGACGGCAGGAAGCTGACCGACCTGATGCAGCCTTCCGGGGGCGTAGTCGCCGGCATCGGGCTGACGCACCTGCTGACCATCGACTTCGGCAGCGCCATCCCCCGGCGGCTGCGGTTCGACTTCACCGCCATGCCCTTCGGCGGGATCTACCTGCCGCCCACCGCGAACATGTGGCAGGTCCCCCTCCAAGGGGGCCGATTCATGGTTCTGGGAGACTCCCTCTCCGACGGCTCGGCCTTCAACACGGGCGCCGGCTGCGGGACCTGGGTCGACCGCGTCGGCCGGATGCTCGGCTGCACGGACGTGTGGCGCGAAGCGCGCGGATCCACCGGGTACGTCGCCACCGGAACGTTCGCCGCGTTCGGCACGCGCGCCGAGGTCGACGTCATCCCCTGGGAACCCGACCGGCTCATCATCTGGGGCGGCTACAACGATGCCTCCTCCAACCAGAGCCAGATCGCTGCGGCGGCCGCCACCCTCTTCGACCGGATCAGGACCGCCCTGCCCCGCTGCCAGGTCTACGTCATCGGCTGCTGGTCGCCCACGGGGACTGCGGCCGCCTCCCACGTCAACACGACCGCGACGCTGCGCACCGCGGCGGCCAACGCCCGGTTCCCGTTCATCTCCCCGCAGACCGGCCAGGTGTACGACGCCAACGGGACGCTCGTAGCCACCCACGGACCATGGATCACGGGCTCCGGGAACGCCGGCTCGCTCAAGGCGGACGGCAACGCGGACCTGTACGTCGGATCCGACGGCGTCCACGCCACCGACGCCGGCCACGTCTACATCGCCAGACGAATCATGGCGTTCCTGCGCACCGTCACGCCCGCCTGA
- a CDS encoding IPT/TIG domain-containing protein produces the protein MGLYNAAGSRITKAAFPATPVSDPYLKVTADVYATRTHDEGSRPSDSRDAVPEGSIKTLKYKTGAVLRQSQVDALFPPATIGTISPATGPAAGGTVVTITGSNLDGVADVKFGATPGTALKVLSSGRLQVTTPAGTTGAVNVVVGDEAGAVTKTAGFTYA, from the coding sequence ATGGGCCTGTACAACGCCGCCGGCAGCCGCATCACCAAGGCCGCCTTCCCCGCCACACCCGTCAGCGACCCGTACCTGAAGGTCACCGCGGACGTGTACGCGACCCGAACCCACGACGAGGGCAGCCGCCCCAGCGACAGCCGCGACGCCGTCCCCGAGGGTTCCATCAAGACCCTCAAGTACAAGACCGGGGCCGTCCTGCGGCAGTCCCAGGTCGACGCGCTGTTCCCCCCGGCGACGATCGGCACCATCAGCCCGGCCACCGGACCCGCCGCCGGCGGCACCGTCGTCACCATCACCGGCTCGAATCTCGACGGGGTCGCCGACGTCAAGTTCGGAGCCACACCCGGCACGGCCCTGAAGGTGTTGTCCTCCGGCCGCCTCCAGGTCACCACCCCGGCCGGGACGACGGGAGCCGTGAACGTCGTCGTCGGCGACGAAGCCGGAGCCGTCACAAAGACCGCCGGATTCACCTACGCCTGA
- a CDS encoding phage major capsid protein yields the protein MATATDKSLIRSLKSQLAEKSAEAERIAGTFKEESGAFVVSTEQRNAYVKAVKDAQEIKGLLDAANGAESLNGYLDAPQGTSAAGQFYGNPGGPEYKSLGDMFVESEAYKAAARADFKDRPFIRAEMEGKSIFSLSAGTHTTQALGGVQDLGITEAQRRKWHIRDLFPSAKTKSAVLVGIRETGWVNNAAQVAERRAADGISSPTGLDSDVFGRAPRSKLKLEPVSFPIAEIAHMLDGHKNILADEPRLKQFINSRLIEGIKFAEDYDLLHSAGGDGTSITGLFNTPGVQQYTGRSSDKYSIQMRRAMTKALLAEYEPTGVVLSPTMWEEVEVETDDTGAFRVALQVAVGAQKKVWRINVVETTAMPDGQYLLGAFGMGAQLYDRENVSVTVSSENSDNFERGVLTFRADERLALEVSRPESFVIGNWTPHS from the coding sequence ATGGCTACCGCCACCGACAAGAGCCTCATCCGGTCCCTGAAGTCGCAGCTCGCCGAGAAGTCGGCGGAGGCCGAGCGCATCGCTGGCACCTTCAAGGAGGAGAGCGGCGCCTTCGTGGTCAGCACGGAGCAGCGCAACGCGTACGTCAAGGCCGTCAAGGACGCCCAGGAGATCAAGGGCCTGCTCGACGCGGCCAACGGCGCCGAGTCGCTGAACGGCTACCTCGACGCTCCCCAGGGCACGTCCGCAGCCGGCCAGTTCTACGGCAACCCGGGCGGCCCCGAGTACAAGAGCCTGGGCGACATGTTCGTGGAGTCCGAGGCCTACAAGGCCGCGGCGCGCGCCGACTTCAAGGACCGCCCGTTCATCCGCGCGGAGATGGAGGGCAAAAGCATCTTCTCCCTCTCCGCCGGCACCCACACCACGCAGGCGCTCGGCGGTGTTCAGGATCTCGGCATCACCGAGGCCCAGCGCCGGAAGTGGCACATTCGGGATCTTTTCCCGTCCGCCAAGACCAAGTCTGCGGTCCTCGTGGGTATCCGCGAGACCGGGTGGGTCAACAACGCCGCGCAGGTCGCCGAGCGACGGGCGGCCGACGGCATCTCCTCGCCGACCGGCCTCGACAGCGACGTCTTCGGCCGGGCCCCCCGCTCGAAGCTGAAGCTGGAGCCGGTCTCGTTCCCGATCGCCGAGATCGCCCACATGCTCGACGGGCACAAGAACATCCTGGCCGACGAGCCGAGGCTGAAGCAGTTCATCAACTCGCGCCTGATCGAAGGCATCAAGTTCGCCGAGGACTACGACCTGCTCCACAGCGCCGGCGGCGACGGCACCTCGATCACGGGCCTGTTCAACACCCCGGGAGTCCAGCAGTACACGGGCCGGTCCAGCGACAAGTACAGCATCCAGATGCGCCGGGCCATGACCAAGGCCCTGCTCGCCGAGTACGAGCCGACCGGCGTCGTCCTCTCCCCCACCATGTGGGAGGAGGTCGAGGTGGAGACCGACGACACCGGCGCGTTCCGGGTCGCTCTCCAGGTCGCCGTGGGCGCCCAGAAGAAGGTCTGGCGCATCAATGTGGTCGAAACCACCGCAATGCCGGACGGCCAGTACCTGCTCGGCGCCTTCGGGATGGGTGCCCAGCTCTACGACCGCGAGAACGTCTCCGTCACCGTTTCGAGTGAGAACTCGGACAACTTCGAGCGCGGCGTCCTGACGTTCCGGGCGGACGAACGTCTCGCCCTGGAGGTAAGTCGACCTGAATCGTTCGTAATTGGGAACTGGACCCCGCACAGCTGA